The following proteins come from a genomic window of Leucoraja erinacea ecotype New England chromosome 1, Leri_hhj_1, whole genome shotgun sequence:
- the pou4f2 gene encoding POU domain, class 4, transcription factor 2: MMMMMSMNGKQAFGMPPPPPPHSSNLPEHKYSSLHTSSASNSSSTQSGSSSTEAMCRACLPTPSSNIFGGLDESLVARAEALAAVDIVPQSTKSHPYKPDATYHTMNSIPCTSSSSSGPISHPSALGSHQHHHHHHHHHHQQQQQQQQQHHHQQQQQQPPPHPSLEGELLEHLAPGLGLGGMSAPDGSVVSPPAAPPHLSGLAHMHQAMSMAGHGLAASHGALGCMGEVDADPRDLEAFAERFKQRRIKLGVTQADVGSALANLKIPGVGSLSQSTICRFESLTLSHNNMIALKPILQAWLEEAEKSHRDKLNKPELFNGADKKRKRTSIAAPEKRSLEAYFAIQPRPSSEKIAAIAEKLDLKKNVVRVWFCNQRQKQKRMKYSAGH, from the exons atgatgatgatgatgtcgaTGAACGGGAAGCAGGCGTTCGgcatgccgccgccgccgccgccgcactCGTCCAACCTGCCCGAGCACAAGTACTCGAGCCTGCACACGTCCTCTGCTTCCAACTCATCGTCCACTCaatccggcagcagcagcacagaGGCGATGTGCCGAGCGTGTCTCCCAACCCCATCG AGCAATATATTCGGCGGGCTGGATGAAAGTTTGGTGGCCCGCGCCGAAGCTCTTGCGGCTGTGGACATTGTACCGCAGAGCACCAAGAGCCACCCGTACAAGCCGGACGCCACCTACCACACCATGAACAGCATCCCGTGCACCTCCAGCTCTTCCTCCGGCCCCATCTCTCACCCTTCCGCGCTGGGCTCGCaccagcaccaccaccaccaccatcaccaccaccaccaacagcagcagcaacagcagcagcagcaccaccaccagcagcagcagcagcagccgccgcCTCACCCGAGCCTGGAGGGCGAGCTGCTGGAGCACCTGGCCCCGGGCCTGGGGCTGGGCGGCATGTCGGCCCCCGACGGCAGCGTGGTGTCCCCGCCGGCGGCACCGCCTCACCTGAGCGGCCTGGCCCACATGCACCAGGCCATGAGCATGGCGGGCCACGGGCTGGCCGCGTCGCACGGCGCCCTGGGCTGCATGGGCGAAGTGGACGCCGACCCCCGCGACCTGGAGGCGTTCGCCGAGCGCTTCAAGCAGCGGCGGATCAAGCTCGGCGTGACCCAGGCCGACGTGGGCTCGGCGCTCGCCAACTTGAAGATCCCGGGCGTGGGCTCGCTCAGCCAGAGCACCATCTGCCGCTTCGAGTCGCTGACGCTGTCTCACAACAACATGATCGCGCTGAAGCCCATCCTGCAGGCGTGGCTGGAAGAGGCCGAGAAGTCTCACCGCGACAAACTCAACAAGCCCGAGCTCTTCAACGGCGCCGACAAGAAGCGGAAGCGCACGTCCATCGCCGCGCCCGAGAAGCGATCCCTCGAAGCCTACTTCGCCATCCAGCCCAGGCCGTCGTCCGAGAAAATCGCCGCCATCGCCGAGAAACTCGACCTGAAGAAGAACGTGGTCCGGGTCTGGTTTTGCAACCAGAGACAGAAACAGAAACGGATGAAATACTCCGCGGGCCATTAG